From the Mangifera indica cultivar Alphonso chromosome 10, CATAS_Mindica_2.1, whole genome shotgun sequence genome, one window contains:
- the LOC123227009 gene encoding two-component response regulator ARR17-like: MEFSSVASSSSKPHVLAVDDNLVDRKLVEMLLKKSSCKVTTAENAVRALEYLGLVDEQEKALESNIESKVNLVITDYCMPGMTGYELLKKIKESSATREVPVVVMSSENIPTRINKCLEEGAQMFMLKPLKQSDVQKLTCHLVK; this comes from the exons ATGGAGTTTAGTAGCGTTGCATCCTCTTCATCAAAGCCTCATGTTTTAGCAGTTGATGATAATCTTGTTGATCGAAAATTGGTCGAAATGTTGCTCAAGAAGTCCTCTTGCAAAG TGACAACTGCAGAGAACGCGGTGAGGGCATTGGAGTATCTGGGGTTGGTAGATGAACAAGAGAAAGCCCTGGAGAGCAATATT GAATCTAAAGTAAACCTGGTGATTACAGATTACTGTATGCCAGGAATGACAGGCTATGAGCTTCTAAAGAAAATCAAG GAATCTTCTGCTACCAGGGAGGTTCCGGTTGTTGTGATGTCATCAGAGAACATCCCAACACGAATTAACAA GTGCTTAGAGGAAGGAGCCCAAATGTTCATGCTGAAGCCTTTGAAACAATCAGATGTGCAGAAATTGACATGCCATTTGGTGAAATGA